In one Lolium rigidum isolate FL_2022 chromosome 3, APGP_CSIRO_Lrig_0.1, whole genome shotgun sequence genomic region, the following are encoded:
- the LOC124704083 gene encoding zinc finger protein CONSTANS-LIKE 13-like, protein MGQEERQDGHPPATNKEEDLPAGVACDYCGEARAAVYCRADSARLCLPCDRLVHAANAVCSRHARAPLCAACLSAGAVFRSSAGFLCSNCDFGMSPPLGTDRCAVQPYTGRPTAHDLAAVLGVPDFEKPKAARADEGWWDIWDEPHVFSMEDLIVPTTSVHGFQPLVTPSSPKNQSSSDGKANEEVIKQLRELAEADGGGEQLAPREEAEQAAHQLPSWTPSQYINENGNFGVENNHEVTTMPTPGYENGGWNNGNYHALNDACKTEYEHEQAPVSSAEACLSSFVQMSELCPSMSNGSVMDDSHQANPSSGMPMQAFPKRGTFDVVAGPERDIVISRYKEKRRTRRFDKQVRYESRKARADSRLRIKGRFAKANQI, encoded by the exons ATGGGCCAGGAAGAGCGGCAGGACGGACACCCGCCGGCCACGAACAAGGAGGAGGACCTCCCCGCCGGCGTCGCCTGCGACTACTGCGGCGAGGCGCGGGCGGCGGTGTACTGCCGCGCCGACAGCGCCAGGCTCTGCCTGCCCTGCGACCGCCTCGTGCACGCCGCCAACGCCGTCTGCTCCCGCCACGCGCGCGCCCCGCTCTGCGCCGCATGCCTCTCCGCCGGGGCCGTCTTCCGCTCCAGCGCCGGCTTCCTCTGCTCCAACTGCGACTTCGGCATGTCGCCGCCGCTCGGCACCGACCGCTGCGCGGTGCAGCCCTACACGGGCCGCCCCACGGCCCACGACCTCGCGGCCGTCCTCGGGGTGCCCGACTTCGAGAAGCCCAAGGCCGCCAGGGCGGACGAGGGGTGGTGGGACATCTGGGACGAGCCGCACGTGTTCAGCATGGAGGACCTCATCGTGCCCACCACCTCCGTCCATGGCTTCCAGCCCCTCGTCACGCCGTCCTCCCCAAAG AACCAGAGCTCCTCGGATGGAAAGGCCAACGAAGAGGTTATAAAACAGCTGCGGGAGCTCGCCGAGGCCGATGGTGGCGGTGAACAGTTAGCACCTCGTGAGGAGGCGGAGCAGGCTGCTCATCAGTTGCCCTCTTGGACGCCGTCGCAGTACATCAACGAAAACGGCAATTTTGGTGTGGAGAACAACCATGAGGTCACAACCATGCCAACTCCTGGTTATGAG AATGGTGGATGGAACAACGGCAACTACCATGCCCtaaatgatgcttgcaagaccgAGTATGAACACGAGCAGGCTCCAGTCAGCTCAGCTGAAGCATGCCTGTCATCGTTTGTTCAGATGTCGGAGCTTTGCCCCAGCATGAGCAATGGTAGCGTCATGGATGATAGCCACCAGGCAAATCCTAGCAGTGGCATGCCAATGCAAGCTTTCCCCAAACGGGGCACCTTTGATGTTGTTGCTGGCCCTGAACGGGACATTGTCATTTCACGTTATAAAGAaaagagaagaacaagaag ATTCGACAAGCAGGTCCGATACGAGTCCCGCAAAGCCCGTGCGGACAGCAGGCTGAGAATCAAGGGGCGTTTTGCAAAGGCAAATCAAATCTAA
- the LOC124700320 gene encoding divinyl chlorophyllide a 8-vinyl-reductase, chloroplastic-like produces MAALLLSSRLPTATATASASTSAPRPSPRFISFPATPAKSCRRHRGRIVASSATSPPAPSPAAAQPFRSLAPSETTVLVTGATGYIGRYVVRELLRRGHRVLAVARPRSGIRGKNSQEDVVADLSPARVVFSDVTDPDALRADLSNHGPVHAAVCCLASRGGGVQDSWRVDYRATLHTLQAARSLGAAHFVLLSAVCVQKPLLEFQRAKLRFEDELAAEAARDAAFTYSVVRPTAFFKSLGGQVEVVKKGNPYVMFGDGKLCACKPISEEDLASFIADCIFDQDKANKVLPIGGPGKALTPLEQGEMLFRLLGREPKFIKVPIQIMDGVIWVLDGLAKVFPGLEDAAEFGKIGRYYASESMLVLDPETGEYSDELTPSYGTDTLEQFFDKVIREGMAGQELGEQTIF; encoded by the coding sequence ATGGCggcgctgctcctctcctcccgcctccccaccgccaccgccacggcctccgcctccacctccgctccTCGCCCCTCTCCCCGCTTCATCTCATTCCCCGCCACTCCCGCCAAGTCTTGCCGCCGCCACCGGGGCCGTAtcgtcgcctcctccgccactTCGCCTCCGGCGCCCTCCCCAGCCGCAGCCCAGCCCTTCCGCTCCCTGGCCCCCTCCGAGACCACGGTCCTCGTCACGGGCGCCACGGGCTACATCGGCCGGTACGTGGTCCGCGAGCTGCTCCGCCGCGGCCACCGCGTGCTCGCCGTCGCGCGCCCCCGCAGCGGCATCCGCGGCAAGAACTCCCAGGAGGACGTGGTCGCCGACCTGTCCCCCGCCcgcgtcgtcttctccgacgtcACGGACCCGGACGCCCTCCGCGCCGACCTCTCCAACCACGGCCCCGTCCACGCCGCGGTCTGCTGCCTCGCGAGCCGCGGCGGCGGGGTGCAGGACTCGTGGCGCGTCGACTACCGCGCCACTCTCCACACCCTGCAGGCCGCGCGGAGCCTCGGCGCGGCCCACTTCGTGCTCCTCTCCGCGGTCTGCGTCCAGAAGCCGCTGCTCGAGTTCCAGCGCGCCAAGCTCAGGTTCGAGGACGAGCTGGCCGCCGAGGCGGCCCGGGACGCGGCCTTCACCTACAGCGTCGTCCGCCCCACCGCCTTCTTCAAGAGCCTCGGCGGCCAGGTCGAGGTCGTCAAGAAGGGCAACCCCTACGTCATGTTCGGCGACGGCAAGCTCTGCGCCTGCAAGCCCATCAGCGAGGAGGACCTCGCGTCCTTCATCGCCGACTGCATCTTCGACCAGGACAAGGCCAACAAGGTGCTCCCGATCGGAGGGCCGGGGAAGGCGCTCACACCGCTGGAGCAGGGCGAGATGCTGTTCCGGCTGCTCGGGCGCGAGCCCAAGTTCATCAAGGTGCCAATTCAGATCATGGATGGTGTCATCTGGGTGCTCGATGGATTGGCCAAGGTGTTTCCGGGCCTGGAGGACGCCGCCGAGTTTGGCAAGATTGGGAGGTACTATGCGTCGGAGAGCATGCTGGTGCTAGACCCGGAGACTGGGGAGTACAGCGACGAGCTCACGCCGAGCTATGGCACGGACACGCTAGAGCAGTTCTTCGATAAGGTGATCAGGGAAGGAATGGCGGGGCAGGAGCTCGGCGAGCAGACCATCTTCTAG